A genomic window from Elaeis guineensis isolate ETL-2024a chromosome 3, EG11, whole genome shotgun sequence includes:
- the LOC140850863 gene encoding uncharacterized protein: MARRESGREGGAEGPAGDPNPRPRRPAGTPWVEVHLFRRRRGPIDIFRSSLGGRDQDRLEVRSILARYGLKSVFAFKPPSERGFPIRFSPDGTSLHPYRDGTVVFIDGEPKDSLLKPVIKILIGIAVPTLLIVILIKELPETAKASRLATGLFPPWLLAYTIKGKQRCDILVKSCDDDYALLRWK, from the exons ATGGCGAGGAGGGAGAGCGGCCGAGAAGGCGGCGCCGAAGGGCCGGCAGGAGACCCTAACCCTAGACCTCGTAGGCCAGCTGGCACCCCGTGGGTGGAGGTCCACCTCTTCCGGCGACGAAGAGGGCCGATCGATATCTTCCGGTCGAGCCTCGGAGGGCGGGATCAGGACCGCCTCGAGGTCCGATCGATCCTCGCCAGGTACGGGCTCAAATCGGTCTTCGCCTTCAAGCCCCCCTCGGAGAGGGGTTTCCCGATCCGTTTCAGCCCAGATGGGACATCTCTCCACCCCTACCGAGACGGAACCGTAGTCTTCATCGACGGAGAGCCAAAA GACTCGTTATTAAAACCCGTTATCAAGATCCTGATTGGTATAGCTGTTCCAACCCTTCTGATTGTCATCTTGATAAAAGAACTCCCGGAGACGGCCAAAGCATCAAGGTTGGCGACCGGACTCTTCCCGCCTTGGCTTCTTGCTT ATACTATCAAAGGTAAACAACGCTGTGATATTCTTGTAAAAAGCTGTGATGATGATTATGCTTTGTTGAGATGGAAGTGA
- the LOC105040316 gene encoding small GTPase LIP1 — translation MFWRARERVSGQQNGGPPCGQVRVLVVGDSGVGKTSLVHLIVKDSSIARPPQTIGCTVSVKHITYGSAGSSSNSIKGDAERDFFVELWDVSGHERYKDCRSLFYAQINGVIFVHDLSQRRTKTSLHRWAAEIAATGTFSAPLGSGGPGGLPVPYLVISNKADIAAKEGIRGSSGNLVDAARQWVEKQGLLPSSEELPLTESFPGSSGLITAAKEARYDKEALIKFFRMLIRRRYFSDGLPAPNHWSVAAQQNSIQRLDEISSDDDQFQKNLSLSSESYKYNALPPLPAQRNLTPPPTLYPQQPMSTSENYSFQRFSASSLPDIGSTRSKRADINV, via the exons ATGTTCTGGAGGGCGAGGGAAAGGGTCAGTGGACAGCAGAACGGCGGCCCTCCTTGCGGCCAGGTCCGGGTCCTCGTCGTTGGAGATTCTG GTGTTGGAAAGACATCACTCGTGCATCTAATTGTAAAGGATTCTTCGATTGCTAGACCACCTCAAACAATAGGGTGTACAGTGAGTGTGAAG CATATTACTTATGGAAGTGCTGGCAGCTCTTCTAACAGCATAAAAGGTGATGCAGAAAGGGACTTCTTTGTTGAGCTTTGGGATGTCTCAGGACATGAACGGTATAAAGATTGCCGATCTCTTTTTTATGCACAAATCAATG GCGTTATATTTGTTCATGATCTCTCCCAAAGGAGGACAAAGACAAGCTTGCATCGGTGGGCAGCAGAAATTGCAGCAACTGGGACATTTTCAGCTCCACTTGGATCTGGAGGGCCTGGAGGTCTTCCTGTTCCTTACCTGGTTATCAGTAACAAAGCTGATATTGCTGCCAAGGAGGGCATCAGGGGAAGCAGTGGAAACCTTGTTGATGCTGCTCGCCAGTGGGTTGAAAAGCAGGGCCTACTTCCATCTAGCGAAGAACTTCCTTTAACAGAGAGCTTCCCAGGCAGTTCAGGCCTTATCACA GCTGCCAAAGAAGCTAGATATGACAAAGAAGCTTTGATTAAGTTTTTCCGCATG TTGATCAGgagaagatatttttctgatgGACTACCTGCACCAAATCATTGGTCTGTAGCTGCCCAGCAGAACTCCATCCAGCGGTTGGATGAGATTTCAAGTGATGATGATCAATTTCAAAAGAATTTAAG TTTAAGTAGCGAGAGCTACAAGTACAATGCGCTTCCCCCTCTCCCTGCTCAAAGAAACCTAACACCACCTCCCACACTCTATCCGCAGCAGCCAATGTCTACATCCGAGAATTACAGCTTCCAGAGATTTTCAGCATCAAGTTTGCCTGATATTGGCAGCACCAGATCAAAGCGAGCTGATATCAATGTTTGA
- the LOC140856159 gene encoding uncharacterized protein: MVSDPMGEMKRVDGQVTVCKQEDLSSVNSTVLDSGSPPYIDEVDHRSTLMEPVDSSNAFEPDHSDLSHTEEVDEVQGCGFLRLEDNLNNYRFPAEDQSYWLWP, translated from the coding sequence ATGGTCTCGGATCCTATGGGTGAGATGAAAAGAGTAGATGGCCAGGTCACAGTATGCAAGCAAGAGGACCTCAGCTCGGTCAACAGCACCGTGTTAGACTCCGGGAGCCCTCCCTACATTGATGAAGTAGATCATCGCTCCACACTGATGGAGCCTGTGGATTCTTCCAATGCTTTTGAACCTGATCACTCCGATCTCTCACATACCGAAGAGGTTGATGAGGTCCAAGGTTGTGGCTTCCTGAGGCTTGAAGACAATTTGAATAATTACAGGTTCCCTGCGGAGGACCAGTCCTATTGGCTCTGGCCTTGA